A part of Methanosphaera sp. WGK6 genomic DNA contains:
- a CDS encoding right-handed parallel beta-helix repeat-containing protein, producing the protein MNKNTHIVFVLVIILLVCGLNNVSANNITSNDTITTNTVNQSSTVINKVTSDNVTGKIIQTNTSYNKTNKTLKNSIVTVNTSEELQDQINNGTADIIQLTPNKYNITSNLTINRNITINGQKSVLLGTGTISITDTVLIGNLTFNYIRIIVGSNGFLTLNNTIHVNHTKDEFYGIILNRGLLKIYNSQFINNTAKQGGVIYNKGNLTCRNSIFQNNKGIYGGVICNEAAVNSITDNNFINNTATYGGVIYNTDKIVTVYSYECHYNITHNLTTTTECHDKYDQYACYHNIFTNNNATYGGVIYNAGATGNTFENKFIGNTASYGGVSYNKGNSTFQFNMFANNTAFNDGGVFYNTAKINVISYNNFTNNIAHNNAGVLYNKGNIIWSVWDNNFTSNNANYGGVFYNIANMTSIYHNNFMNNSASKGGVVYYTCKSSIKENYESFSIKKNNFTDNTANEGGIVYLNSYLHEIYANNFTNNNASYGSIVYNNGKIEYISYNNFTSNSAYHGGVLYNKGNIGNIIYNNFMNNNASYGCVLYNKEYVVGLNDNNFTNNNAYNQGGTIYNTGNLNTTSNKFMDNNATHGGAIYNTGSMNIHWDKFINNTASSGGAIYNKGTLTLNLNNITKNHASYGGAILNEGKLTIKNSNITNNTAVNSGGVINSKGTVNLQSNKFINNSAAFGGVIYSSGNATITSNNFTTNHVTKNGGAIYNFGVMNLQNNNFTANTANQWSGAVHNARNITVVSNKFALNTAGQLGGAMFNNANGTITSNTFESNRGKYGGAIYNGGVVLIQKNTIRYNNASQTGGAVANKGVATLKSNKMTGNKAIYGGAIFSNNTVTVDSDVITYCTASKSGGAIYNIGNFTVKNTNFTANKANMGGTIFNAMNMNITNNNIISGNASLGGGLYNDGTTCNVIGNKFTKNHANYGGAAFTKKAITQSKNTYTNNTAIKGPNAYPN; encoded by the coding sequence ATGAATAAAAACACACACATAGTGTTCGTATTGGTAATAATTTTACTAGTCTGTGGATTAAATAATGTATCAGCAAATAACATAACAAGTAATGATACAATCACTACAAATACAGTAAATCAGAGTTCAACAGTTATCAACAAAGTAACTTCTGATAATGTAACTGGTAAAATAATACAAACAAACACTAGTTATAACAAAACAAATAAAACTTTGAAAAATAGTATTGTAACTGTAAATACCTCTGAGGAATTACAAGATCAAATTAATAATGGAACAGCTGATATTATACAATTAACACCAAATAAATATAATATAACAAGTAATCTCACAATAAACAGAAACATAACAATAAATGGACAAAAATCAGTACTCCTTGGTACAGGTACAATAAGTATAACTGACACAGTCTTGATAGGAAATCTAACATTTAATTATATAAGAATAATTGTAGGATCTAATGGATTTCTCACACTTAATAATACAATACATGTAAATCATACGAAAGATGAATTTTATGGAATAATATTAAACAGGGGACTTCTAAAAATTTATAATTCCCAGTTTATAAACAACACAGCAAAACAAGGTGGAGTAATATATAATAAGGGAAATCTCACATGTAGAAATAGTATTTTCCAAAATAACAAGGGAATATATGGTGGAGTAATATGCAATGAGGCTGCAGTAAATAGTATTACAGATAATAATTTCATAAATAACACTGCAACCTATGGTGGTGTAATATATAATACAGATAAAATCGTCACAGTTTATTCTTATGAATGCCATTATAATATTACACATAATCTCACAACTACCACTGAATGTCATGACAAGTATGATCAGTATGCTTGTTATCATAATATTTTCACTAATAATAATGCAACCTATGGTGGTGTGATATATAATGCAGGTGCTACAGGTAATACATTCGAAAACAAGTTTATAGGAAATACTGCTTCATATGGTGGAGTATCATACAATAAAGGTAATAGTACTTTTCAATTTAATATGTTTGCTAATAATACAGCATTCAATGATGGTGGTGTATTCTATAATACTGCCAAAATAAATGTCATATCCTATAATAATTTTACTAATAATATTGCACATAATAATGCAGGTGTGCTATATAATAAGGGTAATATAATTTGGAGTGTTTGGGATAATAATTTCACTAGTAATAATGCAAATTATGGTGGTGTATTCTATAATATTGCTAACATGACTTCTATTTATCATAATAATTTCATGAATAATAGTGCATCCAAGGGTGGTGTAGTATATTATACATGTAAGTCATCAATAAAAGAAAACTACGAATCATTCTCTATCAAAAAGAATAATTTTACAGATAACACTGCAAATGAAGGTGGTATAGTATATCTAAATAGTTATTTACATGAAATATATGCTAATAACTTCACAAACAACAATGCAAGTTATGGTAGTATAGTATACAATAATGGTAAAATAGAATATATCAGCTATAATAATTTTACCAGTAACTCTGCTTATCATGGAGGAGTATTATACAATAAAGGTAATATAGGAAATATTATTTATAATAATTTCATGAATAATAATGCTTCATATGGTTGTGTATTATACAATAAAGAGTATGTAGTTGGTTTGAATGATAATAATTTTACTAACAATAATGCATATAATCAAGGAGGAACTATTTATAACACAGGTAATCTAAATACTACTTCTAATAAATTTATGGATAATAATGCAACTCATGGTGGTGCTATATATAATACAGGTAGTATGAATATACATTGGGATAAATTTATTAATAATACTGCATCTTCAGGTGGAGCAATATATAACAAAGGAACACTCACACTAAACTTAAACAACATAACCAAAAATCATGCAAGTTATGGTGGAGCAATACTCAACGAAGGAAAACTCACCATAAAAAATAGTAATATAACTAACAACACCGCAGTAAACTCTGGTGGAGTAATAAACAGTAAGGGAACTGTTAACTTACAATCCAATAAATTCATTAATAATTCTGCTGCTTTTGGTGGGGTAATATACTCTAGTGGAAATGCAACAATAACCAGTAATAACTTCACAACAAACCATGTAACCAAAAATGGTGGAGCAATCTACAACTTTGGAGTAATGAATCTACAAAACAACAACTTCACAGCAAATACTGCTAACCAGTGGAGTGGAGCAGTACATAATGCAAGAAACATCACTGTTGTATCAAATAAATTTGCATTAAACACTGCTGGTCAACTAGGAGGAGCAATGTTTAACAATGCAAATGGAACAATTACCAGTAACACATTTGAATCTAACCGTGGAAAATATGGAGGAGCAATATATAATGGAGGAGTAGTACTCATCCAGAAAAACACGATAAGATACAATAATGCTTCACAAACTGGAGGAGCAGTAGCAAACAAAGGTGTAGCTACACTTAAATCCAATAAGATGACTGGAAACAAAGCAATATATGGAGGAGCAATATTCTCTAACAACACAGTAACAGTAGACAGTGACGTGATAACATATTGCACAGCAAGTAAAAGTGGAGGAGCAATATACAACATAGGAAACTTCACAGTAAAAAACACTAACTTCACAGCAAACAAAGCAAACATGGGTGGAACAATATTCAATGCAATGAACATGAACATCACAAATAACAACATAATAAGTGGTAATGCATCCCTTGGTGGAGGACTCTACAATGATGGAACAACATGTAATGTAATTGGAAACAAATTCACTAAAAACCATGCAAACTATGGAGGAGCAGCATTCACCAAAAAAGCAATAACACAATCCAAAAACACATATACAAATAATACAGCTATTAAAGGACCTAATGCATATCCTAACTAA
- a CDS encoding CapA family protein: protein MSQKDNLKKKIIILIVLIIILAGLLVTLGNPFSSDKSSSLIQQFTEDTTTKGNLSITVTGDVMFGRKMPGVLSTTESPYRYVSNVTGPSDILLVNTENPFTTSGNAVKPDVPLKASPQYINLVNGTNGTVISANANNHVFDYGVEGMRDSIKNLDEAGIIHIGAGENKEEATRPVTLEQNGHKITIFNYMDSDNFKEYSSEVMPVAGDETPGYSAWSDTESPQQISEARANGSDIIIVYMHYGNEYSRSPNEAQENISHKAIDAGADAVVGAHAHVTQGIEVYNGKPIFYNLGNFMFDQSNTATHRAYMVNFDIVDENVTATVYPVDIIGYLPHFMSSSDGRSLLEELNPQCSELTITNPGTGKLSFKLGNNTTEK, encoded by the coding sequence ATGAGTCAAAAAGATAATCTAAAAAAGAAAATAATAATACTAATAGTATTAATCATAATTCTTGCAGGATTACTAGTAACATTAGGAAACCCATTTAGCAGTGACAAATCATCATCACTAATACAACAATTCACTGAAGATACAACAACTAAGGGAAACTTATCAATAACAGTAACAGGAGATGTAATGTTTGGACGTAAAATGCCAGGAGTACTCTCCACAACAGAAAGTCCCTACAGATATGTAAGTAATGTAACAGGACCCTCAGACATACTACTAGTAAATACAGAAAATCCTTTCACAACAAGTGGAAATGCAGTAAAACCAGACGTACCACTAAAAGCAAGTCCACAATACATAAACCTAGTAAATGGAACAAATGGAACAGTAATATCTGCAAATGCAAACAACCATGTATTTGACTATGGAGTTGAGGGAATGAGAGATTCCATAAAAAACCTTGATGAAGCAGGAATAATACATATAGGAGCTGGAGAAAACAAGGAAGAAGCAACACGTCCAGTAACACTAGAACAAAATGGACATAAAATAACCATATTCAACTACATGGACAGTGACAACTTCAAAGAATACAGTAGTGAAGTAATGCCAGTAGCAGGAGATGAAACACCAGGATACTCAGCATGGAGTGACACAGAATCACCACAACAAATAAGTGAGGCTAGAGCAAATGGTTCTGATATAATAATAGTATACATGCACTATGGAAATGAGTACAGCAGAAGCCCAAATGAAGCACAAGAAAACATCTCACACAAAGCAATAGATGCTGGAGCAGATGCAGTAGTAGGAGCACATGCACATGTAACCCAGGGAATAGAAGTATACAATGGAAAACCAATATTCTACAACCTAGGAAACTTCATGTTTGACCAAAGTAACACAGCAACACACAGAGCATACATGGTAAACTTTGACATAGTTGATGAAAATGTAACAGCAACAGTATACCCTGTAGACATAATAGGATACCTTCCACACTTCATGTCTAGCAGTGATGGTAGAAGTCTACTTGAAGAACTAAATCCACAATGCTCAGAGCTTACAATAACCAATCCAGGAACAGGAAAACTATCATTCAAACTAGGAAATAACACCACAGAAAAATAA
- a CDS encoding sodium-dependent transporter, with product MSDTKNNNHNHTWDSSFSFLMAMIGAAVGLGNIWRFSYVLYSNGGGAFLIPYFFAIFIMGIPFLILEYGLGFKFKDSLSNILKNLKPQFEVVGWFTAFLIFLVLTYYVVIMGWDVIYLILSFFKGWGSNPDLFYTTNIIVGGNNLDSILTPVIPTLLVTIAIWIFLWYISHKALDKGIARVVKIMIPLLFIMMAIIVFYSFTLPGHWIGLEALFNPDWQALTNINIWLAAFGQIIFSLSMGQAIAVTYASYLPNDSKLIDNVLIVVSSNSGFELFTALGVFNILGFMSLASGLPINEIATSGSGLLFVVFPGIFNVMGDVAYIIAPIFFICVFFAGVTSALAFMEPMSLALSKKFGFSRVRAVTLLCSVGLIISLVYTTGSGNYILTLADAFINQFGVLLAVVLQSLIFGWYYGVEKLLPTLNKLSHVHVGKTWVVVIKYILPLVISVMWIIGMIELLTTESSTDLLVQIVISLFFLIPIVLAIIPSRREA from the coding sequence ATGTCAGATACTAAAAATAATAATCATAATCATACATGGGATAGTTCATTTTCATTTCTCATGGCAATGATAGGTGCTGCAGTAGGACTAGGTAACATATGGCGTTTTAGTTACGTGTTATACTCTAATGGTGGAGGAGCATTTCTAATACCATACTTCTTTGCAATATTTATCATGGGAATACCATTTTTAATACTGGAATATGGACTTGGATTTAAATTTAAAGATTCATTATCAAATATACTTAAAAACCTGAAGCCACAATTTGAGGTAGTAGGATGGTTTACAGCATTTCTAATATTTCTAGTACTAACATATTATGTTGTGATAATGGGATGGGATGTAATATACCTGATACTAAGCTTCTTTAAGGGCTGGGGATCAAATCCTGATTTATTCTACACTACCAATATCATAGTAGGTGGAAATAACCTTGACAGTATACTTACACCAGTAATACCAACACTACTTGTTACAATAGCAATATGGATATTTCTATGGTATATATCACATAAAGCACTAGATAAAGGAATAGCAAGAGTAGTTAAAATAATGATACCATTATTATTCATAATGATGGCAATAATAGTATTCTACTCATTCACACTACCAGGACACTGGATAGGACTAGAAGCATTATTTAATCCTGACTGGCAAGCATTAACTAATATAAATATATGGCTAGCAGCATTTGGACAAATAATCTTCTCATTATCAATGGGTCAAGCAATAGCAGTAACATATGCAAGTTACTTACCAAATGATTCAAAACTAATAGATAATGTACTTATTGTTGTAAGCTCAAACTCTGGATTTGAGTTATTCACAGCACTAGGAGTATTTAACATACTAGGATTCATGTCACTAGCAAGTGGACTTCCAATAAATGAAATAGCAACAAGTGGTTCAGGACTACTATTCGTAGTATTCCCAGGAATATTTAATGTTATGGGTGATGTAGCATACATAATAGCACCAATATTCTTCATATGTGTATTCTTTGCAGGAGTAACATCAGCACTAGCATTTATGGAACCAATGTCACTAGCATTATCCAAGAAATTTGGATTTTCAAGAGTAAGAGCAGTGACACTATTATGTAGTGTAGGACTAATAATATCACTAGTATACACAACAGGTTCCGGAAACTACATACTAACACTAGCAGATGCATTTATTAACCAATTTGGAGTACTACTAGCTGTAGTATTACAATCACTCATATTTGGATGGTACTATGGAGTAGAAAAACTACTACCAACACTAAACAAGTTATCACATGTGCATGTAGGAAAAACATGGGTAGTAGTAATAAAATACATACTACCATTAGTAATATCAGTCATGTGGATTATAGGAATGATAGAACTACTAACAACAGAATCATCAACAGATTTACTTGTACAAATAGTTATCTCATTATTCTTCCTAATACCAATAGTATTAGCCATAATACCATCAAGAAGAGAAGCATAA
- a CDS encoding glutamate--tRNA ligase, whose product MDIEETIYKYALTNAVEHGNKCQTGSVIGMVMSKNPEMRKDPKTVSQLAGKLTAKVNGLSPEEQASELEKYGGLEEHKRAPEKPKGLPELEAPEGKQITLRFAPNPSGPLHIGHARAAILNMLYQKKYDGKLILRIEDTDPKRVEVDAYDSIPADIEWLGIEPDETYIQSDRIEIYYDYARKAIEIGAAYMCTCDGGDFKKLKDECKPCPCRSHTVEENMELWDKFGDMEEGEAVLRVKTDINHKNPAIRDWVAMRIVDQEHPRIGNKYRIYPMMNFSVTIDDHLLGMTHVLRGKDHLANSEKQAYLYKHFGWDIPEFIHYGRLKMDDVLLSTSKAREGIASGKYTGWDDPRLGTIQAIARRGIKKESLYDLIEEIGTKQADATISWKKIYGLNRNIIEENTNRYFFIPNPVKVDIANIPEDKQELSISRELHYNQPEKGMRTLNFNGSAYIPQDDYDKAISQNKPLRLMDLVNINVDSDSAVYDSETLEEAQSKHALIIQWVPTEDAIKAKVVMPDNTVTEGYIEADSSSVKVDDMVQLERFGFARVDNVTSDEITFYYTHN is encoded by the coding sequence ATGGATATTGAAGAAACAATATATAAATATGCTTTAACAAATGCAGTAGAACATGGAAATAAGTGTCAAACAGGTTCAGTTATTGGAATGGTAATGTCCAAAAACCCTGAAATGAGAAAAGACCCTAAAACTGTGTCACAACTTGCAGGAAAATTAACAGCAAAAGTAAATGGACTTAGTCCTGAAGAACAAGCAAGTGAACTTGAAAAATATGGTGGACTGGAAGAACATAAAAGAGCACCAGAAAAACCAAAAGGTTTACCAGAACTTGAAGCACCAGAAGGTAAACAAATAACACTAAGATTTGCACCAAACCCATCAGGACCACTGCATATTGGTCATGCAAGAGCTGCAATACTTAATATGTTATACCAGAAAAAATATGATGGAAAACTTATACTCAGAATAGAAGATACAGATCCAAAAAGAGTAGAAGTAGATGCATATGATTCAATACCAGCAGATATTGAATGGTTAGGTATAGAACCTGATGAAACATACATTCAAAGTGATAGAATAGAAATCTACTATGACTATGCAAGAAAAGCAATAGAAATAGGTGCAGCATACATGTGTACCTGTGATGGTGGAGATTTCAAAAAACTTAAAGATGAATGTAAACCATGTCCATGTAGAAGTCATACAGTAGAAGAAAACATGGAATTATGGGATAAATTTGGTGACATGGAAGAAGGAGAAGCAGTACTTCGTGTGAAAACAGATATTAATCATAAAAATCCTGCTATCCGTGACTGGGTTGCTATGAGAATAGTAGACCAAGAACATCCACGAATTGGAAATAAATACAGAATCTATCCAATGATGAACTTCTCTGTAACAATAGATGATCATCTACTAGGTATGACCCATGTACTAAGAGGAAAAGATCACCTTGCAAATAGTGAAAAACAAGCATACCTCTACAAACACTTCGGATGGGATATACCAGAATTTATTCATTATGGAAGACTTAAAATGGATGATGTACTTCTAAGTACATCTAAGGCACGTGAAGGAATAGCAAGTGGAAAATACACTGGATGGGATGATCCAAGACTTGGAACAATACAAGCTATTGCTAGACGTGGTATTAAGAAAGAATCATTATATGATTTAATTGAAGAAATTGGTACAAAACAGGCTGATGCAACTATTAGCTGGAAAAAGATATATGGATTAAACCGTAATATCATAGAAGAAAATACGAATCGTTACTTCTTCATACCAAATCCTGTGAAAGTAGATATAGCTAATATTCCTGAAGATAAACAAGAGTTAAGTATAAGTCGTGAATTACACTACAATCAACCAGAAAAAGGAATGAGAACTCTAAACTTTAATGGCTCAGCATACATTCCACAAGATGACTATGATAAGGCTATAAGTCAAAATAAGCCATTAAGATTAATGGATCTTGTAAATATTAATGTAGATAGTGATAGTGCAGTATATGATAGTGAAACTCTTGAAGAAGCACAATCCAAGCATGCACTTATCATCCAATGGGTTCCAACAGAAGATGCTATAAAAGCAAAAGTTGTAATGCCTGATAACACTGTAACTGAAGGTTATATTGAAGCTGATAGTAGTAGTGTTAAAGTTGATGATATGGTACAACTTGAAAGATTTGGATTTGCAAGAGTTGATAATGTAACTAGTGATGAAATAACATTCTATTACACACACAACTAA
- a CDS encoding LL-diaminopimelate aminotransferase has translation MAVNVNDNFGLIQNNYLFVEIARRVEEYQKANPDVELIKMGIGDVTRPLAKTVLKAFHDAVDELGQADTFRGYGPEQGYDFLIEDVIKNDYNTIGVELKNSEVFISDGAKCDTGNFQELFSADNTIAVTDPVYPVYVDSNVMAGRSGKMGDDGFYENIVYLPCTEENDFVPALPEEDVDIIYLCYPNNPTGTTLTKDQLKEWVDYAHEHDALILFDAAYESFIKTENVPHSIFEIEGAKEVAVEFRSYSKVAGFTGTRCAYCVVPEEVYVKDSEGNDVQLNPLWNRRQSTKFNGVSYPVQRAAQAIYTEEGKKEIQENLDYYVENAKVIREGLEKIGLHVYGGVDSPYIWFKTPNDIDSWSFFDILLNDAHVVSTPGAGFGPSGEGYIRLTSFNTYENTVEAMERISKLEF, from the coding sequence ATGGCAGTAAATGTTAATGATAACTTTGGATTAATACAAAATAATTACTTATTTGTAGAAATAGCAAGAAGAGTAGAAGAATATCAAAAAGCAAACCCTGATGTGGAATTAATTAAAATGGGTATTGGTGATGTTACAAGACCACTAGCAAAAACCGTGCTTAAAGCATTCCATGATGCAGTAGATGAATTAGGTCAAGCAGATACATTCAGAGGATATGGACCAGAACAAGGATATGACTTCCTTATTGAAGATGTTATAAAAAATGATTATAATACTATTGGTGTAGAACTTAAAAACTCTGAAGTATTCATTAGTGATGGAGCAAAATGTGACACTGGAAACTTCCAAGAATTATTCTCAGCAGACAATACCATTGCTGTAACAGATCCTGTATATCCTGTATATGTAGATAGTAATGTTATGGCTGGACGTAGTGGTAAAATGGGTGATGATGGGTTCTATGAAAACATAGTATATCTTCCATGTACTGAAGAAAATGATTTTGTACCAGCTCTTCCTGAAGAAGATGTTGATATTATTTATTTATGTTATCCTAACAATCCTACAGGAACAACTCTTACTAAAGATCAACTTAAAGAATGGGTGGATTATGCACATGAACATGATGCATTAATATTATTTGATGCAGCATATGAATCATTTATTAAAACAGAAAATGTTCCTCATAGTATCTTTGAAATTGAAGGAGCAAAAGAAGTAGCTGTTGAATTTAGAAGTTATTCTAAAGTTGCAGGTTTCACTGGTACTCGTTGTGCTTATTGTGTTGTACCTGAAGAAGTTTATGTGAAAGATTCTGAAGGTAATGATGTACAACTTAACCCATTATGGAATAGAAGACAATCCACAAAATTTAATGGTGTATCATACCCAGTTCAACGTGCAGCTCAAGCAATTTACACTGAAGAAGGTAAAAAAGAAATTCAGGAAAATCTTGACTACTATGTGGAAAATGCTAAAGTTATACGTGAAGGTCTTGAAAAAATAGGATTACATGTTTATGGTGGAGTAGATTCTCCTTATATCTGGTTTAAAACTCCTAATGATATTGATTCCTGGAGTTTCTTTGATATATTATTAAATGATGCTCATGTTGTAAGTACTCCTGGAGCTGGATTTGGTCCTAGTGGAGAAGGTTATATTAGATTAACATCATTTAACACTTATGAAAATACTGTTGAAGCTATGGAAAGAATTTCTAAATTAGAATTCTAA
- a CDS encoding histone family protein: MTEIPKAPVTRIVKNAGAERISKDAEEKIVAAVEDYAAKLAATVIDLAKHADRKTIQAEDVELALKHF; the protein is encoded by the coding sequence ATGACAGAAATACCAAAAGCACCAGTAACAAGAATTGTTAAAAATGCAGGTGCAGAAAGAATCAGTAAAGATGCAGAAGAAAAAATCGTTGCAGCAGTAGAAGATTACGCAGCAAAATTAGCAGCTACAGTTATTGACTTAGCAAAACATGCTGACCGTAAAACTATTCAAGCAGAAGACGTAGAATTAGCATTAAAACACTTCTAA